Proteins from a genomic interval of Candidatus Zixiibacteriota bacterium:
- a CDS encoding lysophospholipid acyltransferase family protein, whose product MMKISHGLEYAAVWVLTRTVQILPGRLADWMAIALGKIAYLAFVSRRRIARNNLRLAFKDEMDETRVRIVTKEVFINVARTSVEFARQPVLDKEKILSMITHEGKEHIDRVLGEGKGAMLISGHFGNWELLGGWAAACGYPLDFLVGQQHNQNVDELLISFRKSLGVGIIPIGVASRHVIKSLRANRMVAVVSDQHAASGGVVVPFFGRPASTPKGPAAFAVKIGCPIIAGGLVRKGYNRHHVIVLPPIYPPGTGDTETDIREMTLAYTACIESLIRRHPEQWMWTHRRWKLD is encoded by the coding sequence ATGATGAAGATAAGCCATGGGCTTGAATATGCCGCGGTCTGGGTTCTGACCCGGACGGTGCAGATTCTTCCCGGACGACTGGCCGACTGGATGGCGATTGCGCTGGGAAAAATCGCCTATCTGGCGTTTGTCTCCCGCCGCCGCATCGCCCGCAATAATCTTCGCCTCGCCTTTAAGGATGAAATGGATGAAACCCGCGTCCGCATCGTTACTAAGGAGGTTTTCATCAATGTCGCCCGCACGTCGGTGGAATTCGCTCGCCAGCCGGTCCTCGATAAAGAAAAAATTCTTTCCATGATTACTCATGAGGGAAAAGAACATATCGACCGGGTGCTGGGGGAGGGAAAGGGGGCGATGCTAATCAGCGGGCATTTCGGCAACTGGGAGCTTCTGGGAGGATGGGCGGCCGCCTGCGGATATCCGCTTGACTTCCTCGTCGGCCAGCAACATAACCAGAATGTCGATGAACTCCTGATTTCGTTTCGAAAATCACTGGGGGTGGGCATTATCCCGATTGGGGTCGCCAGCCGTCATGTCATAAAATCGCTTCGGGCCAACCGGATGGTGGCGGTGGTGTCGGATCAACATGCCGCCTCGGGCGGAGTCGTGGTTCCATTTTTCGGAAGACCGGCATCCACGCCAAAAGGTCCCGCCGCCTTTGCGGTTAAAATCGGCTGCCCGATTATCGCCGGAGGTTTGGTCCGCAAGGGTTACAACCGGCATCATGTCATTGTCCTTCCCCCTATCTATCCTCCCGGAACCGGCGACACCGAAACAGATATTCGGGAAATGACCCTGGCCTACACCGCCTGCATTGAATCGCTCATTCGACGCCACCCGGAGCAATGGATGTGGACGCACCGGCGATGGAAATTGGATTGA
- a CDS encoding dockerin type I domain-containing protein: MNKLPAHIVPAALSLAAIICLGTSTAFPQGSGICFTVDSLAPWAANAPAPMDIGLYYGGDTVANQAAHPDIEYWPDGFGPSGGATVIGVNRDGYPDTLVASVDTPRWKYWMVFTPYVYSQAVYEDPTIRVSNVKESGWIRPYAIGDDPTDSSENSDTVWVNDPIYNHYHYLENGHCSDPEFAYVPEEGRLYVLFRTSSKYTHRIYVKAIFSTDGISWDETQAFNLVVSGSPEPWKAWGLVSPSVCRDAPNRWRMWFVDIPGLNQGSQIIELTAPRLDTTWTAVDTCLIAPPDTTLQIWHIKVVRSPMDSALYLLATINGIGSTSAEKFGQFLYVSQSGEVWNMVGEILPNGPPGAWDNETYRSTFRFERINGRWTMPIWYTGAREIGPGLSVWGIGFTTAYPQWVQGDVNGDCRINISDITFLINYLYKGGLRPDARFLADIDGNCRANIQDITYLICNLYKGGPAPRAGCEQ; this comes from the coding sequence ATGAATAAACTGCCGGCTCACATTGTGCCCGCCGCCCTATCTCTGGCGGCGATAATCTGCCTGGGAACCTCAACGGCATTCCCGCAGGGAAGTGGTATCTGTTTTACCGTGGATTCTCTCGCTCCCTGGGCGGCTAATGCACCGGCTCCGATGGATATCGGGCTCTATTACGGCGGTGATACGGTCGCCAATCAGGCGGCGCATCCCGATATTGAGTACTGGCCTGACGGTTTTGGCCCGAGCGGCGGTGCGACAGTTATCGGTGTCAATCGTGACGGTTATCCGGACACGCTGGTCGCCTCGGTTGATACTCCCCGCTGGAAATACTGGATGGTGTTCACCCCTTATGTTTACAGCCAGGCAGTATATGAAGACCCCACTATCCGGGTGAGCAATGTCAAAGAGAGCGGCTGGATTCGCCCCTATGCGATCGGGGATGATCCCACCGACAGCAGCGAGAATTCCGACACGGTTTGGGTAAACGATCCGATATATAATCATTATCACTATCTTGAAAACGGGCATTGTTCGGATCCGGAGTTTGCCTATGTCCCCGAAGAGGGACGCCTGTATGTACTGTTTAGAACCTCGAGCAAGTATACTCACAGAATCTATGTCAAAGCGATTTTCTCGACCGATGGTATAAGCTGGGACGAGACGCAGGCTTTCAACCTTGTGGTCAGCGGGAGTCCGGAACCCTGGAAGGCCTGGGGTCTGGTCTCGCCTTCGGTTTGCCGCGATGCCCCGAACCGCTGGCGGATGTGGTTCGTCGACATTCCCGGCCTCAATCAGGGGTCTCAGATAATCGAGCTGACCGCGCCCAGACTGGACACCACCTGGACGGCAGTGGATACCTGCCTTATTGCGCCGCCCGATACGACGCTTCAGATCTGGCATATCAAAGTTGTCCGTTCGCCGATGGATAGCGCGCTGTACCTTCTGGCGACAATCAACGGCATAGGCTCGACGAGTGCCGAGAAGTTCGGTCAATTTCTGTATGTCAGCCAGTCGGGGGAAGTGTGGAACATGGTAGGGGAAATTCTTCCCAACGGCCCACCGGGCGCCTGGGATAACGAGACCTACCGTTCGACATTTCGGTTCGAGCGCATTAACGGCAGATGGACCATGCCGATATGGTACACCGGCGCGCGCGAAATTGGGCCGGGCCTCTCAGTCTGGGGGATTGGATTTACCACCGCCTATCCGCAATGGGTTCAGGGGGATGTTAATGGCGACTGCAGAATCAACATTTCCGATATCACTTTTCTGATCAACTACCTCTACAAAGGCGGATTGCGGCCGGATGCCAGGTTTCTCGCTGATATTGACGGCAACTGCCGGGCTAATATTCAGGACATAACTTATCTGATTTGTAATCTCTATAAGGGTGGTCCCGCGCCTCGCGCCGGTTGCGAGCAGTGA
- a CDS encoding peptidase MA family metallohydrolase, translating into MKLIRNSYLSLMKAAFRFFLGFLLLFGALTYAVDTTTVIQRENFVYHFQNPLFVQIADSAFSNARNRLINILGDSLDYRPAVYIPESPEDFKAVVGAAFPDWGAAAALPYRRLIAIKSPAHFRVGRSLRELLQHEYAHLALENRLRHVPPPRWVDEGLAMFVSAEWGWPENISITRAVIFGSLVPLDEIEQLNRFSEGKAATAYAESYLAVKYLLDSYGPETFNIFLDSLKERKTVDQALMTATGSGYRDFEKEFDKYLKERYNLMTFFADTIYLWIFLALVVLVGFILYFLRRKRYFRKWEDEERFESRDFDYGDSGHPEKEDDEDKPWA; encoded by the coding sequence TTGAAATTGATACGAAATTCCTATCTTAGCCTTATGAAAGCGGCGTTCAGGTTCTTTCTCGGCTTCCTTCTCCTATTCGGCGCTCTTACATATGCCGTTGATACCACCACCGTCATTCAGCGGGAGAATTTCGTCTATCATTTTCAGAACCCGCTCTTTGTCCAGATTGCCGATTCCGCTTTCTCCAATGCCCGTAACCGCCTGATAAATATCCTGGGCGATTCGCTCGATTACCGCCCGGCCGTATATATTCCCGAAAGCCCGGAGGATTTCAAAGCTGTCGTCGGCGCCGCTTTTCCCGATTGGGGCGCCGCCGCCGCCCTGCCGTACCGCCGCCTTATCGCCATTAAATCTCCGGCTCATTTTCGAGTCGGACGGTCGCTGCGGGAACTCCTCCAGCACGAATATGCTCACCTGGCTCTGGAAAATCGCTTGCGTCATGTCCCGCCGCCGCGCTGGGTTGATGAGGGATTGGCGATGTTTGTCTCCGCCGAGTGGGGCTGGCCCGAAAATATCTCCATAACCCGCGCCGTGATTTTCGGCTCCCTGGTGCCGCTGGACGAAATTGAGCAGTTGAACCGCTTCTCGGAGGGGAAAGCGGCCACCGCTTATGCCGAATCATATCTGGCCGTGAAATATCTTCTGGACAGTTACGGCCCGGAGACGTTTAATATCTTTCTGGATAGTTTAAAAGAGCGGAAAACGGTCGATCAGGCCCTGATGACCGCGACCGGCTCCGGTTATCGCGACTTTGAAAAAGAATTTGACAAATATCTCAAAGAAAGGTACAACCTGATGACTTTCTTTGCCGACACCATCTATCTCTGGATTTTTCTGGCCCTGGTCGTGCTGGTCGGCTTCATCCTTTATTTCCTGAGACGCAAGCGGTATTTCCGAAAATGGGAGGATGAGGAACGGTTTGAATCGCGCGATTTCGACTATGGGGATTCCGGCCATCCGGAAAAGGAAGATGATGAAGATAAGCCATGGGCTTGA